Genomic segment of Umezawaea sp. Da 62-37:
GGGCGCCGGTGTTCCGGGTCGAGTCGAACGGCCTGCCCGCGGTGGTGAAGCGCACTTCCACCCGGACGGGGGGAGCGATCGCCGCTTGGTGCCGGGGGCTGGCCGCGGCCGGGATCCCGGTGGTGGTGCCGCTTGCGGGGCCGTCGTTCGTGCACGGCGGGGCCTGGGTGGTGTACCCGTGGATCGAGGGGCGGGTCTACGACGGGTCTGCCGGGGATCTGGTGGCGGCTGGGGATCTGTTGGGGCGCATGCACGCCAGGCGGGCGCGCGGGGTGGGGATGGCGGTGTTCCCGTGGCCGGACTATTCGTTGGTTGATCCGACGGATGATCTGCCTGAGCTGCACCGGTTGTTCGCTTCGCATGTGCCGGAGGTGGCGGCGAGGTTGGCGGCGAGGCTGGATCCGTTGGCGAGGGATTTCGTGGCGCGGACGTTGCCGGCGGTGCGGGACGGGGCGTTGCCGATGGTGGTGGGGTGCATGGATTTCAAGGCTGTGAATCTGGTGTATGCGCCCGCGGGGCCGGTGTTGGTGGATCCGGACAAGGCGTTGAGGGTGCCCAGGGTTTTGGATTTGGCGGTTGCGGTGTTGTTGTTCCACGACGAGGTGGGGGATGGGGTGTTCGGGGTGGAGGAGTGGAGGGTTTTTCGGGACGCGTACCTGGGGAGGGTGGAGTTGACGGAGGGGGAGCGGAGGGTGTGGCCGGATGCGTTGGACTACGTGTTGTGGGAGGAGGGGACTTGGGCGATGGAGGTCAGTACGGGGTGGGGGGATGTGAGGCAGAGGGCGTTCTTGGTGAGTTTGGCCGGGGTGTCTCGGGGTGGGTTTTCGTTGGAGTGAGGGGGTGTGGTGGCTTCTGGTGAAGCCTGGCTTCCGGTGTGCGTTGTGGGGGTGTCTGGCGTAGCCCGGCCCCCGGCGCGCGATTGTCTCAATGCCGTACCCCTGTTTGTCAAGGCGGGAAAGATGCCTTGACAAACAGGGGTACGGCAGGAGGGCGCTGTGTATCGGGGGCAGGGGGAGGTCTGGCTTCGCCGGCATCGGGCTCCGCCCGACGGGGCACCTCGCTGCGCGTCGGTAGGGCATCAGGCTGCGCCTGACAGGGCACCTCGCTGCGCGTCGGTAGGGCGGTGGGCGCTCCGCGCCGGGTGCGAGGGGGCGGCTGCGCCGGTGGTGGTGGCTGTGTGGTGGGGTTGTTGGAAAGCAAGCAGCTCCCGTTGCCTGGGCGACGGGAGCTGCTTGGTGGGAAGGGTTTGGTGGTTAGACGATCCACTTCTGGTTGGCGCCGCCGGTGCATTCCCACAGGTTCGTGCGGGCGCCGTCGTTGGGGTTGTTGCCGACGACGTCCAGGCACTTGTTGGCCGGGATGTTGACGATGTCGCGGGCTCCGCTGACTGCCCACTTCTGTGCGCCGGTGCCGTTGCAGTCCCACAACTGCACCACAGTGCCGTTGGCGGTGCCCGCCGAGGCGGCGTCGAGGCACTTGCCGAGTGCGCGGATGGTGCCGTCGCCGGGACGGCTCCAGTTCTGGGCGGCGTTGTTGTTGCAGCCCACGATCTGGATCGGGGTGCCGTTGGCGGTGCTGGCGCCCGCGACGTCCAGGCACTTGCCCGCGAGACCGGTGATCCGGCCGCCGCCGCCGGTGGGCGGCGGGGTGGTGTCGGAGGTGGTGACGCGGACGTAGTCGACCAGCAGCTGCTGCGGGAACGTGGTGCTGCTGTTCGGGTCGCCGGGCCAGTAGCCGCCGACCGCGAGGTTCAGGATCAGGAAGAACGGGTGGTCGTAGACCCAGCGGTTGCCGTTGAGGTCCGAGGGCGTGCGGGTCTGGTAGACGTTGCCGTCGACCGACCAGCGGATCTGGTTGGGCGCCCAGTCGATCGCGAACGTGTGGAAGGCGTCGGAGAAGTTCGGGCCGTTGTAGCCCGCGCCGATGCCGCCGGAACCCGAGTAGCCGGGGCCGTGCAGCGTGCCGTGGACGGTGTTGGGCTCGAAGCCGACGTTCTCCATGATGTCGATCTCGCCCGAGTTGGGCCAGCCGACACTGCCGATGTCGTTGCCGAGCATCCAGAACGCGGGCCACATGCCCTGGCCGCGCGGGAGCTTCATGCGCGACTCGTAGTGGCCGTAGGTCTGGGTGAACTTGCCCGACGTGTTCAACCGCGCCGAGGTGTACTCGCAGCGGCCGTACCAGCAGTTGTAGTTGTTCGGGTTCTCGCGGCGGGCGGTGATGACCAGGTTGCCCGCACCGTCGGTCGCCGCGTTGCTCGTGCTGTTCGTGTACATCTGGCGCTCGTGGTTGTTGACGTTGTCACCCGTCTCCGTCACCCACTTGCCACCGTCCACGGCAGCGCCGGCCGGACCGTTGAACTCGTCGGCG
This window contains:
- a CDS encoding family 16 glycosylhydrolase, coding for MSTRGPARRARAAGILGAVALMALGAVAMSTPANSAPAASAADSGAAIGTMATTTFADEFNGPAGAAVDGGKWVTETGDNVNNHERQMYTNSTSNAATDGAGNLVITARRENPNNYNCWYGRCEYTSARLNTSGKFTQTYGHYESRMKLPRGQGMWPAFWMLGNDIGSVGWPNSGEIDIMENVGFEPNTVHGTLHGPGYSGSGGIGAGYNGPNFSDAFHTFAIDWAPNQIRWSVDGNVYQTRTPSDLNGNRWVYDHPFFLILNLAVGGYWPGDPNSSTTFPQQLLVDYVRVTTSDTTPPPTGGGGRITGLAGKCLDVAGASTANGTPIQIVGCNNNAAQNWSRPGDGTIRALGKCLDAASAGTANGTVVQLWDCNGTGAQKWAVSGARDIVNIPANKCLDVVGNNPNDGARTNLWECTGGANQKWIV
- a CDS encoding phosphotransferase — its product is MPDYEVDAFQDVFEHFGVHPTATRSCHPWAPVFRVESNGLPAVVKRTSTRTGGAIAAWCRGLAAAGIPVVVPLAGPSFVHGGAWVVYPWIEGRVYDGSAGDLVAAGDLLGRMHARRARGVGMAVFPWPDYSLVDPTDDLPELHRLFASHVPEVAARLAARLDPLARDFVARTLPAVRDGALPMVVGCMDFKAVNLVYAPAGPVLVDPDKALRVPRVLDLAVAVLLFHDEVGDGVFGVEEWRVFRDAYLGRVELTEGERRVWPDALDYVLWEEGTWAMEVSTGWGDVRQRAFLVSLAGVSRGGFSLE